The following DNA comes from Cucumis sativus cultivar 9930 chromosome 7, Cucumber_9930_V3, whole genome shotgun sequence.
GTGGTTTGTTTTAGAAGCTAAATTAGGCACTTTACTTGATTTGGGTACCAAAAGTTAAAGTTTCTTACTTATAactgcaatatatatatatatatatcaattaccTTCACTACTTCTGATGataaaaatttacataaaaggCAGTGTACTTACCGGGAGGTAAAACGAGTAGTATGCAGTTTTGTACTGAACAATGCGATGATGACTGCAGGAAAAGATTCCCAGTGAGTGCATTTAGAGTAATAGGGGAGTAACCTTTTAGAAAGCAAATTTCACTTACAGAGGTAATGAGTACTTTGATAGatctttctctccttcaagTGTGGTAATTAAATCTATCATCTGTCCTGAGGCTGTTTGAAACTCTACCTAGATCGTCGATACTCAATcagatagaaagaaaatacaaggCCTCGCACAAGGTATTCTCAAAGATAACCACCTCATTAAACAATTCCATAAGATCCACATAATAAGGCTTTTCCTTGAAATGATTCTTGAGGATTCTCGAGATATGGTTCCGTAGCATTGTGCCATCATTTACGGCAACCATTCCAACCTGTAACTAGGAAATACAGGATAAGTTAAGGTTGAAACAGAATTAAGCATAGCTTTCAATAACATCCTAGGAAAATAACTCGGTTGCACTAAAGTTCACACCTTTGGTACCCGGAACCAGCAAGGTTGTCCACGTCGTGTAACAGCATTGTCCATGATGTCGTcaagaataagaaaatatgcTTGAAGCTGTGAAATGGATGATTGGGTATGCAGATATATTAAGAAACGTCGGCACAGTTGTCATATAATGATTATACAATTCACTGTGAGAGGATCAACGACAAATAAGAGTGCCAAATAGCAATACCCATTCAATGCACCAACCAAGTGCAGAAGCCAGAAACACTTCATCTTCAGTTAGCTTTCCCCCTTGTTTCAGTAACTTGTAGCTATCAATTACAGAGAGACCTCTGTTCAACTTTCCTGCAAAAGATATTGTacattcaaatcaaaatattaaaattcaaaactatccAATCTTTTGAATGATAACTCCCCTTCAAGTTTTAGCATGCAACGCAAGAAAATCTTGAAAGCAATTTAGATGAGTTTTGATCACACCTCCAGGTACATTGTAATCCAGCATCTGCAATAAAAGGAACACACAAACTCATTAGgatgaacaaaatatttgcatcTGTACAAGTCCAGAGGAGAGACAatagaaattgatatcaaaCAAAACACAGAATAATTAAGATATTCACATGAATGGACAGTCCATCATTCCACAAATCAAAGGCCAGAGACATGCATGGTCTAACCACAGCTTCCCAGGCAAAGCAAACTTATTGTAAACACAATTAGTATTACACTTCTTTCTCATAAACACTAAGCCCTCAGGCCACCGACGCCGAAACTAAACATATACCAAAAATCATTAATTAGATCATGTAAAGAAATCCCTCATCGTAGAGCCTCTTCAATACGTGAGATAAACTAGAAGTCCCTATTTTAAAGGTAGATTTAAGCAAAAATCAACATGCACAAAGTAAATCTAAGCTGCCATTAGCATTATGCACGAGTATTACCAGCAAACATTCATTAAGTGATTTGATTTCTAAGCTTCCTTCGCACGGAAAAGTCTCAGAGATACAaatatctatattttaatttcttaatgtcaaattttcataaatattagagttcttattttttaacattataaagCATTTCCATGAGCACGTGGATGTTTTTCAACACATGCTATATTGTTATGCGTAGCCATCTGCAATCTCTGGTAGCAGTCCATatgacaatgaaaaaaaatatgccggtcataaaaaaaactaagaaagaagaataaaaaaacaacgCATTATAGACTTTCTTCTACAAGGGCTAGCAAACATTGACCAAAAGGCCTGGCCTCTAGTCAACTCAATTATGCCACAATACAAAACTCCCAAATAACAAggagaaacaaaatatgacCCCACTTAATCAACTACACAATAATCTACTCCAACTCCCTGTCAAAACAATCTAAgaaatcaattattaaatagTTCATTCGTTTCAGCCACATCTCCacacaaatcaaacaaacaaacaaaacacaatAAGCAAAAAAGCAATAGTAATCATactaagaagaagaatcaaagCACATCAAATTCCTAAGTGATTCTAACAACTCAGCCCCAACCCAGAACACGAAAAACATGGGAATAATGGAAAATACatcaagaaatgaaaagggaaTGAAGATAGGGACAATCAAACAGAAAAATGATAGTTACCCGCTCGACCCATTGGCGAGAATCGTCAGTGAACTCGAAAGCAGGGTCGTGAAGGAGCTCTGATTTCAACAATGAGTAAACCTCCAAGAATTTGGACCTGAATTCATTCATTTTGGGATTGGAAAAATGGGTAGAGAGGAAAAGGGGAGAAGAGTTCGTGAGTGAAGAGTGGAAGtagtttaataataaataggcAATAAT
Coding sequences within:
- the LOC101217388 gene encoding farnesyl pyrophosphate synthase isoform X2, which gives rise to MNEFRSKFLEVYSLLKSELLHDPAFEFTDDSRQWVERMLDYNVPGGKLNRGLSVIDSYKLLKQGGKLTEDEVFLASALGWCIEWLQAYFLILDDIMDNAVTRRGQPCWFRVPKVGMVAVNDGTMLRNHISRILKNHFKEKPYYVDLMELFNEVEFQTASGQMIDLITTLEGEKDLSKYSLPLHHRIVQYKTAYYSFYLPVACALLMAGENLENHNDVKNILIDMGTYFQVQDDYLDCFGLPDVIGKIGTDIEDFKCSWLVVKALELSDEKQKSLLHENYGKADTDCVARVKELYKALNLEGVFSEYERKSYEKLLKSIEVHPSDAVQAVLKSFLAKIYKRQK
- the LOC101217388 gene encoding farnesyl pyrophosphate synthase isoform X1, producing the protein MNEFRSKFLEVYSLLKSELLHDPAFEFTDDSRQWVERMLDYNVPGGKLNRGLSVIDSYKLLKQGGKLTEDEVFLASALGWCIEWLQAYFLILDDIMDNAVTRRGQPCWFRVPKLQVGMVAVNDGTMLRNHISRILKNHFKEKPYYVDLMELFNEVEFQTASGQMIDLITTLEGEKDLSKYSLPLHHRIVQYKTAYYSFYLPVACALLMAGENLENHNDVKNILIDMGTYFQVQDDYLDCFGLPDVIGKIGTDIEDFKCSWLVVKALELSDEKQKSLLHENYGKADTDCVARVKELYKALNLEGVFSEYERKSYEKLLKSIEVHPSDAVQAVLKSFLAKIYKRQK